From the genome of Gemmatimonadota bacterium:
CGCCGAAGCCGAGGAAGGCGACCGCCGACGGGACGATGAAGAAGGCGATGCGTCGCAAGCCGAGGGCGAGTCGCTCGCGCAGCTGTTCGGCGATCTCCGCCGTCTCGCCGGTCACACTCGACATCGCGGGCAGCTCGGCCGCCGAGATCGACATGCCGAACAGCGACACCGGCAGCATGTACAGGAGCTGCACGTTGTTGAGGATCGTCGCCGCCCCGGCCACGAGGAACGACGCAATGAACGAATCGATGTACGCACTCAGCTGGGTCACGCCGCGTCCGACGAAGACGGGGCCGAAGTTGCGCAGCACCGTGCGCACGTGCGGCGACTGCGTGCTCACCGTCACGCGCCACGCACCCAGCACCTTGTGCACGTTGCGCCACTGCACCAGCAGCTGCAACGCGCTGCCGGCCACGCTCCCCCACGCCAGCACCGCGGCAAGGCGCGGCAGTGTCACCGATCCCCCCCACCCAATGAGCGCCGCGATCATGCACGCATTCCACAGCACGGGGGCGGCGTACGAGAGGAAGAACTTCCCGTGGCTGTTGAGCACCCCCAGGCACCACGCCGCCAGGACGAGGAGCCCTGCGCCGGGAAAGAGGATGCGGACCAGCTGCACGGTGAGCTCGCGCTTGGCACCCTCGAACCCCGGCGCGATCACGTGGACGAGCACCGGCGCAGCGAGCACCCCCACCAGCACGACGATCGCCGAGAAGAAGGCGAGGACTCCGAGCACCGCGCCCGCCACTTCCTGGCGCCCGACGTCGTCGCCGCGGGCCCGTAGTTGCGAGTACACCGGAATGAAGGACGCCGAGAGCACCCCTTCCCCAAAGAGATTCTGCAGGATGTTGGGGATGCGGAACGCCTGCGTGAAGGCGTCCGACTCGTCGCCGGCGCCAAAGTAGTACGAGAAGACGCGCTGCCTGACGAGTCCGACCAACCGGCTGAGGAGGATGCCGGCCGCCACCAACGCCGCCGGTCGGCGACTGGTGGCGGCGTCGCGGGCCGCCGGTGTGCTGGCGGGGGTCATCCCCTGCGACAGGCTCACGCCGCGTCGACCGGGATCGTCCGGCCGTGGACCAGTGCCTCGGCGTGCCGTCGTGCGGCGATCCGCATCGCGTCCAGCACCCGCAGGCCGTGTCGGGCAAGGATCGGGATGAGGTTCAGCGCGCGCTCCTGCTTCGTCCCGCCGGGATAGAGCGCGCCGCGCAGTGTGGCCACGTCGCGCCGCATGTCGACGTCGCGACGCTTGAGCGCGGCCACCAACCGACGCTCCAGTCGCTCGGCGCGCCACGTCATCTGCCGTCGCATGCCATCGACGACGGCGCGTGGCAGCAGTGCGTCCTCGCCGTGCAGCACGTCGGCCAGCGCCGCCGCCTCGCGCTCGATCCCCTCGCGCATCGATTCCAGCGCGCGCAGGACCGGTTCGGGCGCCGACCGTCGCGCCAGGCGACCCTCCACCGCATCGGCATCGGAGAGCTCCTCGCGGGTCACCTCGCGTGTGGCCAACAGTGTGCCCACGTGGGGCTCGACGATTGTGCACGACCAGCGCGGCACGACCAGCGGCACTGCCACGCCTAACGCCTGCGCCACCGCGCCGACCTGCGCGAAGTAGGCGATCTCGCCAGGGCCGGCGACGTAGGCGACCGTCGGGAGGATCGCGCGCTCGACGACCGGGCGCAGGAGCACGTTGGGCGAGAGGCGTTCCGACGCGTCCCCGGCGACTTGGCTCGCCAGCCGCAACGGCACCCGGACCTTGCGTCCCTCCTCGCGCCCGAACACGAGCGACAGCCCCGCCACGTCCGCCACCTGCGGCTCGATACCGGCGGCACGCAGCTCCGCGCTTCGCGCCAGGAGCGCCGACTCGACCTCGCTGCCATGCGTGAGCGCCCGTTCCAGCCAGGGACGCTCCGCGGCCAGCAGCGCCGGATGCGACGCGTCCAGCACGGCGATCCCGAGCGGCTGCAACAGGACGCGCAGCAACGTGAGGTACGCCCCGCCCACCGTTTGTCCGGGATGGTAGGCCAGGCGCACCGCGTCGAGCACGCCCGGGTCCACGGCCGACCCGGCCGACTCGGCCAGCCGCTCCAGGGCCCCGGAGACGTCGCCCAGCGGATGCTCGTGCATGGGGAGCCCGTCCAGCGCCGGCCCCGGCATCGACAGCCGCAACCCTCCGCCGGGCCCCGCCACCCAGGTGTCGCGGGCCTCGGCAAAGTCCGCGTCATCCGTGGCGGCCCAGAACACCGGTGCGGTCGGTACGCCCGTCACCCGCTCGATCGCGTCGGCGAGTTCGAGGGCGGCCAGCGCCTTGGACCAGGTGTAGACGGGCCCCCCGAAAAGCCCTGGCTGCTGCCCCGTCGTCACGACGACCCCGCCGGCAGCGGCGACGCGTTCGAGACGGTCGCGCGCCGCGCCGCTCGCGCCAAAGGCCAGGGAGAGGCGCGAGGACCAGTCGGGCGCCACCGATCGTCGCACCTCGTCGGCGCGCGCACGCCACCCCTCAGGGGAGGCGGGGCGCGCCGGGTACCAGTGCGTGGGGGCATCGCCCGCGATCAGTTGACGGGCCAGCGGCCCACCCCCGAGCCCCTCCGTGATGATGCGCGGGAGTGTCATGCCGCTACCGCCCCCGATCGGGAGCCGATCCGGCGCGCTTCAATGCCCGGTCGTGAGCCACGCTCGGGGTCCACTCCCCGCATCGGCTGCGGGGGACGGCAACATCGGCTGTCGGGTGCGAGGGGCATGAGGCAAGTCGGCAGGGCGTCCTGACGTGCGAGGGACGGCTGCCGTCTCCTCGACCACGTGACCGCGGCGAAATCTCGCGTGGTGGCTGGGGATTTGGCGAGGCCGGGAGGACGGAAAAGATCGCCCCAGTTCGGGGGGCCGTCGACGCCGGCTAGGCCTTGTGGTACGGCTCCCGCCTAACGATCGTCCCCGCGCGATACAGCTGCTCGACCAGCACCAGGCGCGCCAGCTCGTGCGGCAGGGTGAATGGGGCCAGCGTGATACGGCGAGCCGCCGCCTCCCGAACCGCCGGGGCCAGTCCGTAGGCGCCACCGATGACGAACGAGACGTCGCGCCCCCCCTCCCGTAGCCGTTGGAGCCATTCGGAGAAGGCGGTCGAGCTGAGGGAGTCGCCGCGCTCGTCGCACGCGATCAGCACCGAGTCTGCAGCCCGTTCCAGGAGACGCTCGCCCTCGCGCCGCATCGCCACCGCGGCATCGCGCCCATGCTCTTCCTTCACCTCGACGATTTCGAGCGGCCAGTACCGGATGGCCCGCGTCTCGTACGAGGCAATCATCTCGGCCAGTGCCGGCTCGCGCACGCGCCCCACCACCACGAGGCGCATCCTCATGCGAGCGACAACGGGCGGCGAGGCCAATGGCCGCGCCGCCCGCTCACGTTCAATTCGCTGGCGCCGTGCCGACGCGCCACGCCCTTACGCGTAGATGCCGCGGAGGCGATGCACCGTGGCGACGCGCGAAATCGACAGCATGTAGGCCGCCGTGCGCATGTTCACCTTGTGCTGCTTGGACAGCTCGAGCACGTCGCGGAACGACTTCACCATCAGGTCGCGCAGTCGATCGTTCACCACGTCCTCGCTCCAGAAGTACCCGCCGCGGTCCTGCACCCACTCGAAGTACGAGACCGTGACGCCACCGGCGTTGGCGAGGATGTCGGGAATCACGAAGATCCCCTTCTCGTCGAGGATGGCATCGGCGGCGGCGGTGGTCGGACCGTTCGCCCCTTCGCAGATGATCTTGGCGCGGATCTTGGACGCGACCTTGGTCGTGATGACGTTCTCCAGCGCCGCCGGCACCAGGACGTCCACGTCCAGCGTCAGCAATTCCTCGTTGGAGATGATGTCGCCCTTCGTGTACCCCTCCAGCACCTTGTTCTTCTTCACGTAGGCGATGGCGTCGTCGACGTCGAAGCCGGCGGCGTTGTAGTACGCCCCGCTGCGGTCCCCGATCGCGACGACCTTGCACCCTTCGCGCGCCAGCAGCTGCGCGGTGACAGACCCCACGTTGCCGAAGCCCTGCACGGCGACGGTTGTCCCCTTGACGCTCATCCCCAAGTGGGCCAGGGCCTCCTTCGTGACGAACATGCAGCCGCGCCCCGTCGCCTCGCGGCGTCCGAGCGAGCCGCCCATCTCGATCGGCTTTCCGGTCACCACCGCCGTCACCGTGTGGCGCATCTGCATGGAGTAGGTATCCATGATCCACGCCATCACGCGCTCGTTGGTGTTGACGTCGGGGGCCGGCACGTCCGAGTCGGGGCCGAGCAACTGCATGATCCCCGAGGTGTAACGACGCGTCAGGCGCTCCAGCTCTCCGGCGCTCATCTTGAGCGGATCACAGATCACGCCGCCCTTGGCACCACCGAAGGGCACGTTCACCACGGCGCACTTCCAGGTCATCCAGGCGGCGAGCGCGGTCACCTCGTCCAGCGTGACCTGCGTGTCGAAACGAATGCCCCCCTTCGCCGGTCCGCGCGACGTATTGTAGAGGACGCGAATCCCTCGAACACCTCGATCTCACCGTTGTCCATCATGACGGGGCACGACACGATCAACTGCTTTTCCGGCTTGCGCAGCACCTTGTAGAGCCCGGGCTCCAGGTCGAGCAGTTCGGCCGCGCGATCGAAGCGCGACATCATCGCTTCGAAAGGGTTTTCTTCGTTGAGGAAACGATCTTTGTCCGGCTGGACGATTGCGTTCGTCGGGAGGCGGAGATCGGTTGGCATGTGGTAGTTCAGTGGACCGGCCTGATGCCGGTGGTTAGCGGATGGTGGGGGCGTGCGAACGAGCGTCGAGCACCTGGCGAATCGCCGCGTCATACGCCGGCTCGCCCGATTCGAGGGTCAAGCGCTGCGAAACATACCACAGGGGCACGGAGGCGCGAGGCCACATCGCCCCGAGCTTGACCGCGTCCTTCAGCGTACAGACGACACAGCCACCGTGCGGGGCACGTCGCAGGATTTCGGTGACCTCGGACGCCGAAAACCGGTGGTGATCTGGAAACGATACCAGCTCCACGTCGGCCCCCTCCCGTTCCAGCTGACGTCCGAAGGCACCCGGCGCGCCGATCCCCGTGACCGCCAGGACCGATTCGCCCCGCAGCGTCGACAACGCCCGAGTTTCCCCGTCCCCTCCAACTCGCCGCAACACGTCGAGCTGAAAGGCGACCGTTGCCGTGGGCGCCGTCGTCAGGCGCGCCACCGCATCGCGAACCCCCAGCGCCTCCTCGGCCGACGCCGTCTTGCGCGTCACGAGAACCAACGTCGCGCGACCCAGGGAAGCCGGCGGCTCACGGTACCGCCCCGCAGGGAGCAGCCGATGCGGGGGGCGCCACTGCTCTGCGGCCACGAGGACGACGTCGACCTCGCGTCGAGCCCAGCGGTGCTGGAAGGCGTCGTCGAGTACCACGACATCGCAGCCGCGCGAGCGCGCCTCCGCGCTGGCGGCCACACGATCGGGACTCGTTAGGACCGGCACATCCGGATTGAGGATGGCGTGCACCGCGGGCTCGTCGTCACCGTAGCCGCGCAGGATCAGCGCCGGTCGCCCTCCCCCCGCCACGAGCCGCCGCGCGATGTCCGCGGCGACCGGCGTCTTCCCCGTCCCCCCGACCGAGAGGTTCCCCACCGAGATCGCCGGCAGCGCGGTGGGACGACTCCGCAGGAACCCGGCATCGAACAGGGCGTTGCGCCCGGCGACCCCGACGCCGTACAGCCAGCCGAGCGGGGCGAGCAACGCGCGTGCACCGCGCGCCGCCAGTTCCTCCCCCTCCCACACGGCGGCCGGGTCCATTCGTTAGGTCTCGTCGGGCTGGCAGACCGACATCAGGAGCGACGTGAACCGGGGGACCTCGCCCTCCGCCTCTCGCGTGGAGGTCGCATGCACCGGGGTGGCCACGGTGGTCGTGACCGTCACCCGCGCGAACGGCTTCGGGAGGACGAACCGATCCCACGAGCGAAAGCGCCACGCCCGGTCGACGTCGACCCCGAAGGCGATCACCGGCGCCCCGGCCCGCATCGCTGCCACTAGCGCGCCCGGGGCGAAGGCCCGACGCGGGCCGCGCGGACCGTCAGGGGTCACCGCCACCTCATGCCCGGCCTCGAGCTCGCGCACCAGCTCGAGGAGCGCGCGCGCCCCGCCGCGGCTCGACGACCCGCGCACGAGGCGAAAGCCGATGGTGGCGCAGAAGCGCGCGATGATCTCGCCGTCGGCGTGGCTGCTGATCAGCGCGGTGATTCCCTGCCCTCGAAAGGCCCACAGCGCAGGCAACAGCTCCCCGTGCCAGACCACGAACACCGCACCGCGTTTCGCGGCGCGGACCTCCCGAAGCCCCTCTCCCCCGCGGGTCGTCACCCGCCAGGTCATCGCCAGCAAGCGAATCAGCCCCCCACCGACGGTCGCGGCGACCGCGACCCGCAGCCGCCGCCGCCAGCCCTCGGGGCGCCCGTCGCTCACCGCACCAGCTCCGCCGCCATTTGTGCCACGCGCTCCGCGGCCCCGGGCGTCCCCAGCATGGCGCGCACCTCGCCTAACGCCCGCTGCTGCTCCGCGCGCACCGGGCTCCCGTCCTCCAGGAGGTCCCCCAGGGTCTCGACGATCCGCGCCGGGACCAGGTCATCCTGCACGAACTCCCTGGCGACCTCGCGCCCGGCCACGACATTCACCAGCCCGATGAACGGGATCTTGACCAGGCGACGAGCGATCGCGTGGGTCCAACCGCTCGTGCGATAGGCCACCACCAGCGGGCATCCCGCCACCGCCGCCTCCAGCGTCGTCGTCCCGCTCTTGCATAACGCGGCGTCGGCGGCGCGCAGCACCGCGAACGACGCGCCGTGCACCTGACGATACGGACAGCGCGCCGGGTCGAGTGTCACCGTCGGCGCCGCACTCACCACGACCTCCAGCCCGGGATACCGCGCCTCGAGAAGGCGCGCCGTCGCTACGAAGTCGTCGAGATGGCGTGCGATCTCCTGCGCACGGCTCCCGGGGAACAGCGCCAGCACGCGTCGCGATTCGGCAATCCCGAGTTGGCGGCGGGCCTCCGCCTGCGTCGGAAGTGCCAGCGCCCGGTCCAGCAACGGATGCCCGACGAAGGTCGCGTCGATCCCGTGCTGCCGGAGCAACGCCTCCTCGAACGGGAGGATCACCGCCGCCTTCGTGATCAGGCGCGAGAGCTTCGGCAGGCGGTTCGCCCCCCACGCCCACACCTGCGGGGTGATGTAGTACAGCACCGGGACCCCATGTCGGCGCGCGGCCTCCGCGACCTTCATGTTGAAGCCGGGATAGTCGATCGTGATGAGCAGCGCCACATTGCCGCTGGCGAGACGTCGTTCCAGCTGCCGCAGCAACAGCCAGTGGTGCGGCACCTTGCGCAGCACCTCCACGAACCCCATCACCGCCATCTTCTCGGCGTCCTCGAGGAGCTCGACGCCGGCATTCCGCATGTTGCGCCCTCCCATGCCGACCAGCCGAAGGTCGGGGCGCAACACCGCCAGGGCCCGCGCGAGCCCGGCCGCGTGCAGATCGCCGGAGGCCTCGCCGGCGATCACCAGGACCTCACGCACGCGCGCGCTCCGGCCCACCGGCGAGCGACGTGCGCGTACGCTCGATCTCCTGCACGATGCGCATGGCCACCGCTAGGGCTTCACGACCGTCCGCCCCCGTCACGGTCACGGGCGAGCGCCCGAGCACGGCATCGATGAACGAGCGAAACTCGAGCCGCAATGGTTCGCCCTCAGGGGCCTCGAGCGGGATGCGCTCGACGAACGCCTCCAGGGCTTGCGGGGCCTTGGTCAGCTCCGCCAGGTCCACGTCGCCCCGAATGCGATAGAACTCGCCGTTCCCCGCGCCCAGGTCGAGCGACAGGTAGCCCGACGGCTGGAAGATGCGCAGCTTCCGCATGCGTTCCCGCGACACGCGACTCGCCGTGACGTTGGCCACCGCCCCCGACTGAAAGGTGATGCGCGCGTTGGCGATGTCGACGAACGGGGTGAGCACGGGGATCCCGACCGCCGCGACGTCCTGCGCGCCGCTCTTCACCAACGTGAGCAGCAGGTCGATGTCGTGGATCATGAGGTCGAGCACCACCGCCACGTCCGAGCCGCGCGGATTGAACGGCGCGAGCCGATCGCTCTCGAGGAAGCGCGGACGATCGACGTACGGCATCGCCGCGCGAATCGCACGGTTGAAGCGCTCCACATGTCCCGTCTGCACGAGCGCACCGCTCCGCGACGCCAGGTCGAGCAACTCGTCCGCCTCGGCGAGCGTCGCCGTCAGCGGCTTCTCGATGAGGACGTGCTTGCCGCGGGCCACGGCCTCCTTCGCCACGGCGAAGTGCGCCGGCGTGGGCACCACGATCGTCAGCGCGTCACAGGCGTCGATCAGCGACTGCGTCTCGGCGAACGATGGCACGCCGAGTTCGGACGCGACCTGCGCGGCCCGCTCGACGCGCGCCTCGTGGAAGCCCACGAACGTCACATCCTCCATCTCCCGCATGATGCGGACGTGATGGTAGCCTAACGCCCCGGCGCCGATGACGCCGACGCGCATCCTGGGCCCGGTCAAATCACCACCCCTCGGCCGGAGTCCTCGAGGAAACGCAGGAAGTGATCCACCTCGGCCATCGGCTGCAACTCCGAGCGCGCGCGCTCCATGGCCTGCGACACGTTGAGCTCCGAGCGGAAGAACAGGCGATACGCGCGCTTGAGCTCACGCACCGTCTCCTCCGAGAAGCCACTCCGCTGCAGGCCGACGCTGTTGAGCCCATACAGCTTCACCGGGTTCCCGACCGCCTTGAGGAACGGCGGGACGTCCTTCGCCACGCGCGAGCACCCACCAACGAAGGCGTGCTTGCCGATCTTCACGAACTGGTGCACGGCGACGAGGCCAGAGATGATCACCCGGTCCTCGACCGTCACGTGCCCGGCCAGCTGCGTCCCGTTGGAGATGATGACGCCATCGCCCACGTGGCAGTCATGCGCCAGGTGTACGTACGACATCAGGAAGCAGCCGCGCCCCACCGTCGTGCGATACGACTGCGACGTGCCGCGATTGATCGTCGTATACTCGCGAATCCGCGTCCCCTCGCCGATCTCGACCCAGGTCTCCTCGCCCTTGAACTTGAGATCCTGCGGGTCACCGCCGAGCACCGACCCGATGCCGACCACCACGTGCGGGGCGAGCTTCACGTTACGCTCGAGCACGGCGCGCGCTTCGATCACGCAGCCGTCGCCCAGCTCGCACTGTTCGCCCACGATGGCGAACGGGCCGATCCTGACCCCCTCGCCTAACGCCGCCTGCGGCGAGACGATCGCCGTGGGATGGATGACGGTGCTCATCGGTCCCTCAGCATCGCCGCCATGTCGGCTTCCGCCACCAGCCCGCCGTCGACCTTGGCCACGCCACGCATCTGGCACACCGGCCCACGAATCTTCACGACCTCGAGCTCGAAGCGCAGCTGGTCGCCAGGACGCACCGGCTTGCGCCACTTCACGTTATCGAGCGACGTGAAGTAGACCACCTTGTCCTCGGCGTTCGTGACCGTCCCCATCAGGAGGATCCCCCCCACCTGGGCCATCGCCTCGATGATGAGCACTCCCGGCATGATCGGGTGCCCGGGAAAGTGCCCCTGAAAGAACGGCTCGTTGATCGTCACGTTCTTGATCCCCACCACTCGCTTTCCTTCCTCGTACTCGATCACGCGATCCACGAGGAGGAACGGATACCGATGGGGGAGCAGCCTCATGATCTCTTCGATTTCGATCACCTGCGTCTCCTTGCACGCCTTCTGGGTCAGTTCACGCACCAGTCGCACCGTTCCGGCATGACTGGGGCGGTGGGCCACCACACGCGCCTGCACTCGCTTCCCCGCCAGGGCGAGGTCCCCCACACAATCCATCGCCTTGTGCCGCACGAACTCGTCCGACCAGCGTAGTGCGTTGTCCACCACTCCGTCAGGGCCGAGCACGAGTGCGTTTTCCGTCGAGCCCCCCTTGATCAATCCCCGACCGCGCAGGTACTCGACCTCGTGCGCGAAGCCGAAGGTCCTCGCGTCAGCCAATTCGTCCGCGAAGCGCGACGGCGTCACCTCGTAGCGTCCTTCCTGTCGCCCCACCAGCGGGTGCGGGAAGTCGATCGAGACCTCGAGCGACAGCGCATCGGCTGGGAAGACCTCGTACCACGACTCGCCGTGCTCCACGCGAACGGGCGACGACACGCGCAGAACCTCGACCCGCCCGCCGTGCGGCGCAATCCCTGCCTCCTCCAGCGCGCGAAAGAAGGGTCCTGCGCTCCCGTCCATGATTGGCGGCTCGGGACCGTCCATTTCGATCGAGAGATCGTCGATCTCGTGCGCCGCCACCGCCGCCAGCACATGCTCGACCGTGTGCAACGCCCCCTCCCCCTCCCCAAGTTGCGTCCGGCGCTCCGTCTCCACCGCCACCGAGACGTGGGCGCGGACCGTGGGTGCCCCCGCCAGGTCGACGCGAACGAACCGAATCCCGCTCCCCGGCGCGGCCGGGCGGAAGGTCAGGCGGCACGGTACTCCAAGGTGCAACCCCACCCCCTCGAGCGTGACGGCGCGCGCAATGGTCTGCCGACGAGGCGCGCTCACGCGTCGCCCCCGCCCAACAGTTGCTCGAGGCGTCGCAGCATGCCGGCGAGCTTGAAGGTCGCCGCCTGCGCCCGCAGCGCCTCGCGGTGGGGACGCGCCGGGTAGCCCGACCACGTCTCCCCCGCCGGCACGTCACCAAAGACACCTGCCTGCGCGCCGATCCGCGCCCCCGCGCCGATCTGGTGATGCCCGGCGATCCCCGCCTGTCCGCCCACGACGCAGCCATCGCCCAGGTGCGTGCTGCCGGAGATCCCCGTCTGCGCCACGATCAGGCACAAGCGCCCAATCCGCACGTTGTGCGCGATCATCACGAGGTTGTCGATCTTCGTCCCCGCGCCGATCACCGTGTCATCGATGCTCCCGCGATCGATGGTCGTGTTCGCACCGATCTCCACGTCGTCCTCGATGAAACAGCGCCCCACGTGCGGGATCTTCTGGTGTCCGGCACGCGTCGACACGTAGCCGAACCCATCGTTCCCCAGCCGGGCCCCCGCGTGCACGATCACGCGCGCACCTAACGACGTCCCGGGATACGTCGTCACGTGGGGGTACAGGTGGGAGTCCTCGCCGATCGTCACGCCGTCCCCGATCACCACGTGCGCCTCGAGTTGCGCACGATCGCCGATGCGGGCCCCCTCCCCGATCACGACGTAGGCGCCCACCCACACGTCGGCGCCGATCACCGCCCCGCGCCCGATGCGCGCGGTGGGATCGATGCCGACCTTCCGGGGCGGAGGGGCAAAGAGCTGCGGCAAGACGCGCAGCATCGCCTCCTGGGGTCGCGCCACCACCACCCGCGCCGCCACCGTCCCGGCAACCGCGGCCAGCTCCGGCGAGACCAACGCCACGCTCGCCCCGCAGGTCGCGAAGAGCGGCGCGTACTTGGCGACGCCGAGGAAGGTCAACTGTCCTGTGGTCGCCCGGTCGAGCGGGGCGACACCGGATACCGACGCCTCCGCATCCCCGTGAAGGACCCCGCCAACGAGGTCCGCGATCTCGCGTGCCGTGAGCATGACAGGTGATGACGTCGGTCGGCCTAACTCCGGAAAGCACGTTGCGGTGGCAGGGCGCGCCACGTGCGACGCCCCACCACCGCCACCGCCATCCGGTGCCGGACCGGCACGACTAGAAGGTCGGCTTCTTCGGCACGACGCCCGCCGGCTGCGCCTTCATCCCCGACGGCTTCGTCGAGTCCGGCTTCGCCGCGGTCACCGGAATCGGCTTCAGTCGCGAGACGACCTTGTCCGTCACGTTCAGCGTCGAGTCGGCCGCCACGATCACGCTCGCCTGCGTCCCGATGTCGAAGATGAAGGAGTAGCCGTCTTCCTTGCGAAGGGCATCCAGCACCTCGCGGATCTGCGCCATCATCGGCTGCACCAGCTCGTTCTGCCGCTGCTGCATCTGCACGTCGAGCAAGCGCGCGGCGTTCTCGAACGACTGCTGCTTCTCGCGAATCTCCTTCTCGCGCAGTTCGCGATTCACCGCCGTCATCTGCGCCGCCCCCTTCTGGTACGCGGACGCCATCGCCTCGAGCGTGTCCTGCATCTTCTTGATCTTGACCTGCGCGGCGTCGTACTCCTTCTGGAAGGTGCTTTCCGCCGCGGCGCGCCCCGGCGCCTTGTCGAGCACGACGCGGGAATCGATGTAGGCGAACTTCACCCCGGCCGACTGGGCCGACGCCACGCCGGCGCCAAGGGCAAGAAAGCCAACAGCCATGAGAACTGCGCGAACACGTGAGTACAACATGTGGTCTCCGGTGCGATAAGAGCGGTACTGGAAGCGCTATGGTCGAGGGGCCCTGCGTAACGCCTGCGACTGCGGGAGGTGCATAAGCTGCGTGGGAGTGCGCTGCGACTAGAAGAGCTGGCCGAGCCGGAAGTGCAGCTGCCACTTCGGGGCCTTGTTGCCGTTGGCATCGAGCCGGTCGAAACCGTACGCGTAGTCCAGCCCCAGGGGACCCAGCGGCGTGACGGTCGACGCGCTGATCCCCGCGCCGCGGAACAGCCGCGTCGGGTCGAAATCGCGCGGCTTCCGCCACACGTTGCCGGCGTCGTAGAACGCCGCCAGGTACAACGCCTGGTTCACCCGCATGCCGACTTCCGCCGTGGTGCTGAAGAACGCGCGGCCGAACGATTCGCGACGGGCGTTGAAGGTGCTCGTCCCCGTCACGTACCCCGAGGGCGAGATCGAGAACTCCTCATACCCGCGAAGCCGTTCGCCGAATTGCACGCCGCCTAACGCGAACTCCTGCGAGAAGAAGAACGGCCCCGTGTCGCCGAACACCGCGCCGCTGCGGGCCGTGAGCCCGGCCACGAACTTGATCGGCTGCGAACCCGGACGCCCGCCGCCGAGTTGCCCCAACGGGGCAAAAGCGCTGGCATCCGCCGTATAGCGCTGGAACGACGACGTCCCGCCGAGAATCCCGCCATTGAAGTTCGCCGCCACGTTGTACTGCGCCCCCGCCGTCGGGAACGGGAGGTCGATGCGCGTGTCGCGCGTGAGCGACGCCCCCAACGTCGAGCGGAACGACTTGTTGCCGTAATCCGATCGGAAATCGCCCAGCAACCCCTGCGTCCCGAACGTCACGTTCTCCGCCCCGTACGAGAGGAAGACGCGTGTGTACGGCGAGCGCGGCAGCGGGACACCGAATTGCAGCTGCGCCCCGGTGCGCAACGAACGCCCGAGGTCGGCGATGTAGTAACGCTGCAAGGAGCGATACACCGACAGCGTCCCCGACACCAGCGACTGCTTGATGCGTGGGTCCGAGTACGAGAGGTTGAAGTCGTTGATGTAGCGCCCGAACTGCCACTGC
Proteins encoded in this window:
- the murJ gene encoding murein biosynthesis integral membrane protein MurJ, with the protein product MVAAGILLSRLVGLVRQRVFSYYFGAGDESDAFTQAFRIPNILQNLFGEGVLSASFIPVYSQLRARGDDVGRQEVAGAVLGVLAFFSAIVVLVGVLAAPVLVHVIAPGFEGAKRELTVQLVRILFPGAGLLVLAAWCLGVLNSHGKFFLSYAAPVLWNACMIAALIGWGGSVTLPRLAAVLAWGSVAGSALQLLVQWRNVHKVLGAWRVTVSTQSPHVRTVLRNFGPVFVGRGVTQLSAYIDSFIASFLVAGAATILNNVQLLYMLPVSLFGMSISAAELPAMSSVTGETAEIAEQLRERLALGLRRIAFFIVPSAVAFLGFGDLLARVVYEGGEFGPEQSQWVWGVLAGSAVGLLASTLGRLYASALYALRDTRTPLRFAMVRVGLTTALGVAASLWLPGVLGIDPRWAVAGLTASAGCAAWIEFALLRRAVGMRIGEVFIPRRALLTLWGCAILAVGAGWGVRELLRDTRPLLMSVLVLGTYSIAYGGAALAAGIPQARAIAGRLSRLLRR
- the bshC gene encoding bacillithiol biosynthesis BshC; protein product: MTLPRIITEGLGGGPLARQLIAGDAPTHWYPARPASPEGWRARADEVRRSVAPDWSSRLSLAFGASGAARDRLERVAAAGGVVVTTGQQPGLFGGPVYTWSKALAALELADAIERVTGVPTAPVFWAATDDADFAEARDTWVAGPGGGLRLSMPGPALDGLPMHEHPLGDVSGALERLAESAGSAVDPGVLDAVRLAYHPGQTVGGAYLTLLRVLLQPLGIAVLDASHPALLAAERPWLERALTHGSEVESALLARSAELRAAGIEPQVADVAGLSLVFGREEGRKVRVPLRLASQVAGDASERLSPNVLLRPVVERAILPTVAYVAGPGEIAYFAQVGAVAQALGVAVPLVVPRWSCTIVEPHVGTLLATREVTREELSDADAVEGRLARRSAPEPVLRALESMREGIEREAAALADVLHGEDALLPRAVVDGMRRQMTWRAERLERRLVAALKRRDVDMRRDVATLRGALYPGGTKQERALNLIPILARHGLRVLDAMRIAARRHAEALVHGRTIPVDAA
- a CDS encoding 23S rRNA (pseudouridine(1915)-N(3))-methyltransferase RlmH, translated to MRMRLVVVGRVREPALAEMIASYETRAIRYWPLEIVEVKEEHGRDAAVAMRREGERLLERAADSVLIACDERGDSLSSTAFSEWLQRLREGGRDVSFVIGGAYGLAPAVREAAARRITLAPFTLPHELARLVLVEQLYRAGTIVRREPYHKA
- the lpxK gene encoding tetraacyldisaccharide 4'-kinase, with the translated sequence MDPAAVWEGEELAARGARALLAPLGWLYGVGVAGRNALFDAGFLRSRPTALPAISVGNLSVGGTGKTPVAADIARRLVAGGGRPALILRGYGDDEPAVHAILNPDVPVLTSPDRVAASAEARSRGCDVVVLDDAFQHRWARREVDVVLVAAEQWRPPHRLLPAGRYREPPASLGRATLVLVTRKTASAEEALGVRDAVARLTTAPTATVAFQLDVLRRVGGDGETRALSTLRGESVLAVTGIGAPGAFGRQLEREGADVELVSFPDHHRFSASEVTEILRRAPHGGCVVCTLKDAVKLGAMWPRASVPLWYVSQRLTLESGEPAYDAAIRQVLDARSHAPTIR
- a CDS encoding lysophospholipid acyltransferase family protein, with the translated sequence MSDGRPEGWRRRLRVAVAATVGGGLIRLLAMTWRVTTRGGEGLREVRAAKRGAVFVVWHGELLPALWAFRGQGITALISSHADGEIIARFCATIGFRLVRGSSSRGGARALLELVRELEAGHEVAVTPDGPRGPRRAFAPGALVAAMRAGAPVIAFGVDVDRAWRFRSWDRFVLPKPFARVTVTTTVATPVHATSTREAEGEVPRFTSLLMSVCQPDET
- the lpxB gene encoding lipid-A-disaccharide synthase, encoding MREVLVIAGEASGDLHAAGLARALAVLRPDLRLVGMGGRNMRNAGVELLEDAEKMAVMGFVEVLRKVPHHWLLLRQLERRLASGNVALLITIDYPGFNMKVAEAARRHGVPVLYYITPQVWAWGANRLPKLSRLITKAAVILPFEEALLRQHGIDATFVGHPLLDRALALPTQAEARRQLGIAESRRVLALFPGSRAQEIARHLDDFVATARLLEARYPGLEVVVSAAPTVTLDPARCPYRQVHGASFAVLRAADAALCKSGTTTLEAAVAGCPLVVAYRTSGWTHAIARRLVKIPFIGLVNVVAGREVAREFVQDDLVPARIVETLGDLLEDGSPVRAEQQRALGEVRAMLGTPGAAERVAQMAAELVR